The Delphinus delphis chromosome 2, mDelDel1.2, whole genome shotgun sequence genome contains a region encoding:
- the LOC132419140 gene encoding variant surface antigen E-like, which produces MGSVTEHSQPSEHVGSVTEHSQPSEHVGSVTEHSQPSEHVGSVTEHSQPSEHVGSVTEHSQPSEHVGSVTEHSQPSEHVGSVTEHSQPSKDMGSVTEHSQPSEHVGSVTEHSQPSEHVGSVTEHSQPSEHVGSVTEHSQPSEHVGSVTEHSQPSEHVGSVTEHSQPSEHVGSVTEHSQPSEHVGSVTEHSQPSEHVGSVTEHSQPSEHVGSVTEHSQPSQ; this is translated from the coding sequence ATGGGGAGCGTGACCGAGCACAGCCAGCCCAGCGAGCATGTGGGGAGCGTGACCGAGCACAGCCAGCCCAGCGAGCATGTGGGGAGCGTGACCGAGCACAGCCAGCCCAGCGAGCATGTGGGGAGCGTGACCGAGCACAGCCAGCCCAGCGAGCATGTGGGGAGCGTGACCGAGCACAGCCAGCCCAGCGAGCATGTGGGGAGCGTGACCGAGCACAGCCAGCCCAGCGAGCATGTGGGGAGCGTGACCGAGCACAGCCAGCCCAGCAAGGATATGGGGAGCGTGACCGAGCACAGCCAGCCCAGCGAGCATGTGGGGAGCGTGACCGAGCACAGCCAGCCCAGCGAGCATGTGGGGAGCGTGACCGAGCACAGCCAGCCCAGCGAGCATGTGGGGAGCGTGACCGAGCACAGCCAGCCCAGCGAGCATGTGGGGAGCGTGACCGAGCACAGCCAGCCCAGCGAGCATGTGGGGAGCGTGACCGAGCACAGCCAGCCCAGCGAGCATGTGGGGAGCGTGACCGAGCACAGCCAGCCCAGCGAGCATGTGGGGAGCGTGACCGAGCACAGCCAGCCCAGCGAGCATGTGGGGAGCGTGACCGAGCACAGCCAGCCCAGCGAGCATGTGGGGAGCGTGACCGAGCACAGCCAGCCCAGCCAATAA